In Arcobacter sp. CECT 8983, the DNA window TGAGTCACGCAAATAACAAAACAAAAAGAAGATTTTTACCGAACTTAAGAACTGTAAGAGTTACTTTAGAAGATGGTACAACTAGAAAAATCAAAATTTCAGCTAAAGAGTTAAGAACTCTTAAAAAGAACTCATAGAAAGCACATGTAAAGTGCTTTCATGAGCATTTTTAAACGAATAAAAAAAGCTCTTGGCTGGGAGATACGTTCAGCTAAACCAGAATATGACTTAAATCCAGTCATATATTCTCAACTTAAACCTTTTAGACTACCTCTTATTTTAGTACAAATGATTTTGATGATTGGTACATTTGGTTATGTGTACATTGAAGATTATTCAATTATGCATGCTATTTTTCAATCAGCTTATACTTTTACAACTACTGGATTTGGTTCCTTAAATGAAGAAAACTTTAGTAATGCAGGAATTGTTTTTACTGTAACACTTATGTTAGCAGGATTTGCTGTACTTACTTTTTCAGTGGGTATTTTAATTAGCACGATATCAAACGGTACTCTTTTTAAGTTAATAAAGGAAAGAAATATGCTTTACAAAATTGCAAGGCTAAGAAGACATTTTGTGATTTTTTATCACAATGAATATACTGCTCAGTTAGCAAGACAGTTTAATGAAAACCATATCCCATTTGTTGTTGTTGACCCAAGTGATGAAATTGAAGATATCGCAAAAGAGTGCAACTATCCATACTTTGTAAAAGAAGAACCATACAAAGAAGATGCATTTTTAAAATCACACTTAAGTTCAGCAAAGGGAGTTATTTCATTATCAAAGAATATTTCAAACAATATTACTTTGATTGCTTCTGTTAGATTATATGAAAAAGAGTTAGGACGAAGTCCTTTCTTAATCATTTCAAATGCAGAAACACAAAATGAAAAGATTAGACTTATGAAACTTGGTGCTGATAAAGTTGTTGCAACTCCTTCACTTATGGCAAAAAGAGTTTCTGCTATGGCAATTAGACCAGAGATGGAAAATGTACTTGAAGAGTTTTTATATAAAAGAGATACTCCTATTGATATGGAAGAAGCTTTTGTAAATGAAAACTCTTGGGCAATAAATAGAGAGATTAAAGATTTAAGATTAAGGGATAAAATCAAAGTATCTGTTATTGGAATTACAGAGAAAAAAGGTAGATTTATCCAAATGCCAAAGGGGTCTACTATAATTACATCAGAATCAAAATTACTTTTAGTAGGGAATCAAAAAGCAATCTCAAAAGCAAAAAGAATTATCTCTTTAGAAGAAAAACCAGACGACTTATAAAATAAAAGGATGATTAATGTTTACAATCTTACCAATAAAAGGTTATATAGACCAAATTGATGGTTTTTACTGTGATGGTATTCATGCAGGATTAAAACCAAATGGAAATAAAGACTTAGGTTTTATTTATTCTGATACTCTTTGTGATGTGGAAGCAGTTTTTACTAAAAATAAATTTCAAGCAGCTCCACTTAAGCATTATCAAATGTATGAAAAAGGTTTTCAGTCAAATTTTGTACTTATCAATTCTAAAAATGCAAATGCAATGACAGGACAAAAAGGAATTGATGATATAAATGAAATTTTTTCTTCTATAAATCACAAAATTGTAAATCCAATTATGAGTTCAACTGGGGTTATAGGAAATCCTCTTCCAAAAGAGAAAATTATTGTAGGAGCTAACTCTTTTGATTTAAGTTCAAAAAGTGGGCAAAATCTTTCAGAAGCTATTATGACAACAGATGCTTATCCTAAAACTTGCATGTATGAAGTAAAAATTGATGAAGAAAAGTCATTTAAAATAGGTGCAGTAGCAAAGGGTGCAGGAATGATAAATCCAAATCTTGCAACAATGCTTTGTTTTATTTGTACTGATGCAGCCATTCCAAAAGAAGATATGAAAGAACTTTTAGAAGAAGCTTCTCATACTACTTTTAATGCAATATCAGTTGATGGTGATACTTCTACAAATGATACAGTTCTTTTAATGTCTAATAAAAAATCTTTATCTTATGACAAAGAAGCATTTAAAGAGGTTTTAAAACTTGTAATGCATGATCTAGCAATGTTAATGGTTGCAGATGGGGAAGGTGCTAAAAAAGCAGTTGCTTTTGAAGTAGTAGGAGCAAAAAATGATGAAGAAGCTGAAACTGCTGCAAAAGCATTATCAAACTCACTTTTAGTAAAAACTGCACTTTTTGGAGAAGATCCAAACTTTGGAAGAATTGCATCAACTATTGGTGCAAGTCAAATTGAGTGTGATGAAACTAAATTAACTATTTCATATAATGACGTAAAAGTTTATGAAAATGGTGTTATTTTATTTGATGAAGTATGTGAAGCAAAAGCAGCAGAAGTACTTAAAAACTGTGAATTTAAGATTTTATGTGATATTGGATTAGGTGAAGGTAAGTTTACTGCATATGGGTGTGATTTAGGTTACAAATATGTTGAAATTAATGCTGATTATAGAAGTTAAATTTAAATATAATTAAGTGCTATACTGTTATAATAATTTAATACATTAATATTAAGGATTGAAAATGTTCCATGAATTTAGAGAAGAAATAACTGAATTAAAACAAAGTGATGCACACTTTATTAAAGTGTTTGAAAAACACAATGAATTAGATGAAGAAATTCAAGAAATGGAAAAAAACCTTGCTGATCAATTTGAAATTGAAAAAAAGAAAAAAGAAAAATTAAAACTAAAAGATGAAATTTATAATATTATTGTAAATTACAAAAAAGAGAACAATCTATAATTTTATAGATTATTTTATAAAAAGGATGGAAGTTTTTTACTTTCATCCTTTTTTTTTGCTTAAAAATACCGAGAACTAAGCCTTCTTTAGATAAAATATCTAAATTTTAGAACAAAGGCATTTATTAATGGAAAACCTTTTTGAAAATCAAGACATAATCGATATTAAGATAGAAGATAGTATCAAAGCTTCATATTTAGATTACTCTATGAGTGTTATTATTGGTAGAGCACTACCTGATGCAAAGGATGGACTAAAACCAGTTCACAGAAGAATACTTTATGCAATGCATGATTTAAATATGAGTTCAAGAAGCCCGTATAAAAAATCTGCAAGGATTGTAGGGGATGTAATTGGTAAGTACCACCCACATGGTGATAGCTCTGTTTATGATGCATTAGTAAGAATGGCACAAGATTTTTCAATGAGAGCACCATTAGTTGATGGGCAAGGAAACTTCGGTTCAATTGACGGCGATAATGCTGCTGCTATGAGGTATACAGAAGCTAGGATGACTAAAGTTTCTGAAGATATCTTAAAAGATATTGATAAAGATACAGTTAACTTTGTACCTAACTATGATGATACAATGAGAGAACCAGATGTATTACCAACAAGGGTTCCAACTCTTTTATTAAATGGTTCAGAAGGTATTGCTGTTGGTATGGCGACTAAGATTCCACCTCATAACTTAAATGAGTTATTACAAGGTGTTCTTCATATGATTGATAATCCAGAAACTACAGCTGATGAGTTAATGGAGTTTATCCAAGGTCCAGATTTCCCAACTGGTGGTACAATCTTTGGAAGAAGAGGTATTATTGACGCGTATAATACTGGACGTGGAAGAGTTAAAATTAGAGCAAAACACCACATTGAAACAAAAGGTAAAAAAGAAGTAATCGTTTTAGATGAACTTCCATACCAAGTAAATAAATCAAGACTTATTGAACAAATTGCAACACTTGCAAAAGATAAGCATATTGAAGGTATTTCAGAAGTAAGAGATGAGTCAGATAGAGAAGGTATTAGAGTTGTAATTGAACTTAAAAAAGATGCAATGAGTGAAATTGTATTAAATAACCTTTACAAATCAACTCCAATGGAAACTACCTTTGGTATTATTCTTTTAGCTGTTCATAACAAAGAGCCAAAAGTATTTAATTTACCAGAGTTGTTAAATGTATTCTTATCTCATAGAAAAACTGTAATTATTAGAAGAACAATTTTTGATTTAGAAAAAGCAAAAGCTAGAGCTCATATTTTAGAAGGTCTAAAAATTGCTTTAGATAATATTGATGAAGTTGTTAAAATTATTAGAGCTAGTGCAAATGATGCTGATGCAAAAGATAGTTTACAAAATAGATTTGGATTAAGTCCAATTCAATCACAAGCAATCTTAGATATGAGACTTGGAAGATTAACTGGTCTTCAAAGAGATAAGTTAGAAGCTGAGTATCAAGAGTTATTAGCACTTATTGCAGAACTAGAAGCTATTTTAAAATCTGAAGATAAATTAAATGAAATCATTAGAGAAGAATTATTAGAAATCAAAGAAAAATACTCTGAAGAAAGAAGAACAGAGATTGAAGACTCATATGATGAAATTGATATTGAAGATTTAATTCCAAATGAGCCAATGGTAGTTACTATTACTCATAATGGATATGTAAAAAGAGTTCCAATTAAGTCTTATGAAAAACAAAGAAGAGGTGGCAAAGGTAAAGTAGCTGTTACTACTCACGAAGATGACTTTATTGAGAAGTTCTTTGTTTCAAATACACATGATACTTTAATGTTTATTACAAATATGGGACAATTATACTGGTTAAAAGTATATAGAATTCCAGAAGGAAGTAGATCTGCTAAAGGTAAAGCAGTAGTTAACTTAATCAACTTAAGAGCTGATGAAAAAATTATGGCTATTTTACCAACATCAGATTTCGATGAGTCTAAATCTTTAGCGTTCTTTACTAGAAATGGTATTATTAAAAGAACATCATTAAAAGACTTTAGTAATATTAGATCAAATGGTGTAAGAGCTATTGTTCTTGATGATGCAGATGAAGTTGTAACAGCTAAGATTACAACTGTTGAAACTCAAAACCTAATGATTTTTACAAGTTTAGGTCAATGTATTAGATTTGATATTGAAAAAACAAGAGAGCAAGGAAGAACTACAAGAGGTGTTAGAGGTATTAAGTTTAAACATGACACTGACTTTGTAGTTGATGCTGAGATTATTGAAGATGATCAATATGAGTTATTAACAGTATCTGAAAAAGGTATTGGAAAAAGAACAACAGTAGATGAATACAGACTTACAAATAGAGCTGGTTCAGGTGTTATCTCTATGAAACTTCACCAAAAAACTGGAAATGTTGTTGGTGCAGTACTTGTTGATGAAACACAAGATTTAATGGCATTAACTTCTATTGGAAAAATGATTAGAGTTGATATGCAAACAATTAGAAAAGCTGGAAGAAATACTTCAGGTGTAATTATTGTAAATGTAGATGCAAAAGATAAAGTTGTTTCTATTGCAAAATGTCCAAAAGAACAAGATGAAGAATTAGATATTGAAAGTGCCGCTACAATGGATGGTATCGATTTAAATGAGTTTAATCTAGTAGATAAAAATGAAGAAATAAGTGAAGACCAAAACGATGGTTTAAATATTGACAATGACGAAAAAGGAAATGAATAATGAGAAAATTTAATGTAGCAGTCGTTGGTGCTACTGGTGCCGTTGGGGAAGAATTATTTAGAGTTTTAAAAGAGTATAATTTCCCTATCAATAAATTAGTTCCTCTAGCAAGTGCTAGAAGTGCTGGAGAAAAAATCGAATATGCGGGAAAAGAGTACACAGTTTTAGAATTAACTGATACTGTTTTTGAAGAGCAAGAAGTAGAGATTGCATTCTTTAGTGCTGGTGGAAGTGTATCTGAAAAATTTGCAAAATTTGCAGTTGATGCAGGTGCAGTTGTTATTGATAATACAAGCCACTTTAGAATGGATCCAAATGTTCCATTAGTAGTTCCAGAAGTAAATCCAGAAGATATTGCAAAATGGAGAGAAACAGGAATTATTGCAAACCCAAATTGTTCAACTATCCAAATGGTTATGTCATTAAAACCATTAGATGAATTATATGGAATTAAAAGAGTTGATGTATCAACTTATCAAGCAGTATCTGGTGCTGGTAAAACTGGTATGGAAGAACTTGTTAAACAAATGCAAGATTTCTTTGCTTTTAAATTAGATGAATCAAAAAAAGAAGCATTTGCTCACCAAATTGCTCTTAATGTAATACCACAAATTGATGTAGCTCAATCAAATGGTTTTACAAAAGAAGAGATGAAGATGATTAATGAAACTCAAAAGATTTTACATAAAGATGTTGCAGTTGCTGCAACTTGTGTAAGAGTTCCAGTATTAAGATCTCACTCTGAGTCTATTACAGTTACATTTGCTGATGATGTAGATGTAGATGTAAATGAAGTAAGAGAATCATTAGAAAGATTTGAAAATGTTGAAGTTATTGATGATTTAGAAAACAATGCATATCCAATGCCAATTATTTCAACTGATACAGATACTACTTATGTAGGTAGAATTAGAAAAGATGTTTACTCTCCTAATGTGGTACATTATTTTAATGTAGCTGACCAAGTAAGAGTAGGGGCAGCAACTAATGCTGTTAGAATTGCTATTAAATGGGTTGAAATGGAGAGCAATATTTAATGATAGAGAAACTATTCGAAAATTCACTGTGGGGAAGTAGATTTATTGTACTTCTTGCAGTGATTTTTGGATTAATCGGAGCTATAATACTTTTTATAGTTGCAAGTGTAGATATATATGAAGTTGCAAAGTATGTATATATAACATTTTCAACCGGTGCACATCCTGAAAATTTCCATGAAGATATAGTAGCAAATATTATAGGAGCAGTTGATTTATACTTAATTGCTGTTGTAATGCTGATTTTTTCTTTTGGATTATATGAACTTTTTATCTCAAAAATAGATGCAGCAGAGAAAGCTCATGAAGATGCAAGTACTATTTTAGCAATACATTCATTGGATCAATTAAAAGATAAAATAGCTAAAGTAATAGTTATGGTTTTAGTTGTGAACTTTTTTCAAAGAGTAATTCATACTGACTTTAAGACTCCACTTGAAATGATGTATTTTGCACTATCTATTACTGCTTTAGCAGTAGGACTTTACTTTATCGGTAAGGTACAAAAACACTAATTAACAAGGTAATTTATTATGTCAAAAATTTTTGTAGACGCATGTTTAAGAAAAGAAACTCCTTATACTCCTGTATGGATGATGAGACAAGCAGGAAGATATCTTCCTGAATATATGGAAGTTAGAGCTCAAGCAGGAAGCTTCTTAAAACTTTGCCATGACCCAAAAAAAGCTTGTGAAGTAACAATTCAACCACTTGATATAGTTGGAGTTGATGCAGCTATTTTATTTAGTGATATTCTTGTTATTCCAGATGAAATGGGAATGGATTTAGAATTTATTAAAGGTTTTGGTCCAAAATTTAATGATCCATTACAAACAGAAGAAGATTTAGATAGATTAATTGGTGGGGAAGAAGCTGCTGATAAATTAACTTATGTTTATGAAACAATTAAGTTATTAAAAAAAGAGTTACCAGAAGATAAAGCTTTAATTGGATTTACAGGCGCACCTTGGACTTTAGCAACTTATATGATTGAAGGACAAGGAACTAAAACATACAATATTTGTAAAAAAATGATGTATTCAAATCCTGAGTTTTTACATAAAATCTTAAGAAAAGTAACTGATGTAGTTAAACACTATATGATTAAACAAATTGAAGCTGGTGCTGATGTTGTTCAAATCTTTGATTCATGGGCTGCTGCAATTGAACCAGGAAAATATGATGAGTTTTCTTGGAAATATATGGTTGAGATTGCAGAGTATATTAAAGAAAAATATCCAGAGATTCCAGTTATTATGTTCCCTAAAGGTGTAGCTGCATTTATCGAAAGAGGTGGAGTTTATGGAAACTTTGATGTATTTGGTGTAGACTGGGGAACACCAATGGCTCTAGCAAAAGAAAAACTTGGTGACAAGTATGTATTACAAGGAAATATGGAACCTTGTAGATTATATTCAAAAGAAGCAACAACACAATGTGTAGAAGCTATTCAAAATGTAATGCAAGGTGAAGGTCATATCTTCAATCTAGGACATGGTATTTTACCTGATGTTCCTGTTGAAAATGCAAAACACTTTGTAAGTGAGTGTCAAAGGGTTTCAAAAAAGTAAATGTCTTATTCTAATAATATTATCTTTGGTCCTATTCCTTCAAGGAGATTTGGAATCTCTTTAGGAATAGACCTATCTCCTTCAAAAAAACAATGCAACTTTGACTGTCTATACTGTGAGCTTGAAAAAGCTAAAACAGTTGATACAATGACAACTTATCCAAGTGTTGAAGAAGTAATAGCAGAAGTAAAAGCCTCTTTTGAAAAACATCCTAAAATTGATGTTATAACTATAACTGCAAATGGTGAACCAACTTTATATCCAGATTTAGAAAGGTTGGTTGATGAACTTAATAAAATAAAAAAAGATGCAAAAACTCTTATTCTTTCAAATGGAAGTACAATCTATGATGAGAAGATTTACAAGGCACTTCTTAAAATTGATACTGTAAAGTTATCACTAGATTGTGTAAGTGAAAAGTGCTTTAAAAAACTTGATCGAATTCATAGTGGAATTGATATACAAAAGATAATTGACTATATGATTAGATTTAGTCAAGAAACTAAAAATATACTTGTATTAGAGGTTTTATTTGTAAAAACACTAAATGACAAAGATGAAGAGATAAAAGCTCTTTATGAGGCTATTAAGAAAATTAAACCACATAGAGTAGACATTGGTACTATTGATAGACCACCTGCATATAATGTAAAACCTGTGTCTTTTGAAACCTTAGAAAAAATAGCAGAAACCTTTGAAGGTATGAATGTAAATATAGCATATAAAAATAGACCAAAACTGCAATCAAGTTTTTCAGAAGAAGAAATAAAAAATATGCTAAAAAGAAGACCTCTTACACAAGAAGATATTAATAATATGTTTGATGAGGATTCAAAAAAATTATTAGAAAAATTAGTTTTAGAACAAGTAGTATCTCTTGTAGATAGCTCAGGTTTAAATTTTTATAAAAATTTGTAAATTTTCAAGAAAACCCTTGACAAAATTTACAAATTTTACTATACTTCCACTCC includes these proteins:
- a CDS encoding TrkA family potassium uptake protein, coding for MSIFKRIKKALGWEIRSAKPEYDLNPVIYSQLKPFRLPLILVQMILMIGTFGYVYIEDYSIMHAIFQSAYTFTTTGFGSLNEENFSNAGIVFTVTLMLAGFAVLTFSVGILISTISNGTLFKLIKERNMLYKIARLRRHFVIFYHNEYTAQLARQFNENHIPFVVVDPSDEIEDIAKECNYPYFVKEEPYKEDAFLKSHLSSAKGVISLSKNISNNITLIASVRLYEKELGRSPFLIISNAETQNEKIRLMKLGADKVVATPSLMAKRVSAMAIRPEMENVLEEFLYKRDTPIDMEEAFVNENSWAINREIKDLRLRDKIKVSVIGITEKKGRFIQMPKGSTIITSESKLLLVGNQKAISKAKRIISLEEKPDDL
- the hemE gene encoding uroporphyrinogen decarboxylase; this encodes MSKIFVDACLRKETPYTPVWMMRQAGRYLPEYMEVRAQAGSFLKLCHDPKKACEVTIQPLDIVGVDAAILFSDILVIPDEMGMDLEFIKGFGPKFNDPLQTEEDLDRLIGGEEAADKLTYVYETIKLLKKELPEDKALIGFTGAPWTLATYMIEGQGTKTYNICKKMMYSNPEFLHKILRKVTDVVKHYMIKQIEAGADVVQIFDSWAAAIEPGKYDEFSWKYMVEIAEYIKEKYPEIPVIMFPKGVAAFIERGGVYGNFDVFGVDWGTPMALAKEKLGDKYVLQGNMEPCRLYSKEATTQCVEAIQNVMQGEGHIFNLGHGILPDVPVENAKHFVSECQRVSKK
- a CDS encoding YqhA family protein, which gives rise to MIEKLFENSLWGSRFIVLLAVIFGLIGAIILFIVASVDIYEVAKYVYITFSTGAHPENFHEDIVANIIGAVDLYLIAVVMLIFSFGLYELFISKIDAAEKAHEDASTILAIHSLDQLKDKIAKVIVMVLVVNFFQRVIHTDFKTPLEMMYFALSITALAVGLYFIGKVQKH
- the gyrA gene encoding DNA gyrase subunit A, translated to MENLFENQDIIDIKIEDSIKASYLDYSMSVIIGRALPDAKDGLKPVHRRILYAMHDLNMSSRSPYKKSARIVGDVIGKYHPHGDSSVYDALVRMAQDFSMRAPLVDGQGNFGSIDGDNAAAMRYTEARMTKVSEDILKDIDKDTVNFVPNYDDTMREPDVLPTRVPTLLLNGSEGIAVGMATKIPPHNLNELLQGVLHMIDNPETTADELMEFIQGPDFPTGGTIFGRRGIIDAYNTGRGRVKIRAKHHIETKGKKEVIVLDELPYQVNKSRLIEQIATLAKDKHIEGISEVRDESDREGIRVVIELKKDAMSEIVLNNLYKSTPMETTFGIILLAVHNKEPKVFNLPELLNVFLSHRKTVIIRRTIFDLEKAKARAHILEGLKIALDNIDEVVKIIRASANDADAKDSLQNRFGLSPIQSQAILDMRLGRLTGLQRDKLEAEYQELLALIAELEAILKSEDKLNEIIREELLEIKEKYSEERRTEIEDSYDEIDIEDLIPNEPMVVTITHNGYVKRVPIKSYEKQRRGGKGKVAVTTHEDDFIEKFFVSNTHDTLMFITNMGQLYWLKVYRIPEGSRSAKGKAVVNLINLRADEKIMAILPTSDFDESKSLAFFTRNGIIKRTSLKDFSNIRSNGVRAIVLDDADEVVTAKITTVETQNLMIFTSLGQCIRFDIEKTREQGRTTRGVRGIKFKHDTDFVVDAEIIEDDQYELLTVSEKGIGKRTTVDEYRLTNRAGSGVISMKLHQKTGNVVGAVLVDETQDLMALTSIGKMIRVDMQTIRKAGRNTSGVIIVNVDAKDKVVSIAKCPKEQDEELDIESAATMDGIDLNEFNLVDKNEEISEDQNDGLNIDNDEKGNE
- the rpmB gene encoding 50S ribosomal protein L28; this translates as MSRRCAVSGKGPMVGNNVSHANNKTKRRFLPNLRTVRVTLEDGTTRKIKISAKELRTLKKNS
- a CDS encoding radical SAM protein, giving the protein MSYSNNIIFGPIPSRRFGISLGIDLSPSKKQCNFDCLYCELEKAKTVDTMTTYPSVEEVIAEVKASFEKHPKIDVITITANGEPTLYPDLERLVDELNKIKKDAKTLILSNGSTIYDEKIYKALLKIDTVKLSLDCVSEKCFKKLDRIHSGIDIQKIIDYMIRFSQETKNILVLEVLFVKTLNDKDEEIKALYEAIKKIKPHRVDIGTIDRPPAYNVKPVSFETLEKIAETFEGMNVNIAYKNRPKLQSSFSEEEIKNMLKRRPLTQEDINNMFDEDSKKLLEKLVLEQVVSLVDSSGLNFYKNL
- a CDS encoding YdcH family protein, with amino-acid sequence MFHEFREEITELKQSDAHFIKVFEKHNELDEEIQEMEKNLADQFEIEKKKKEKLKLKDEIYNIIVNYKKENNL
- a CDS encoding aspartate-semialdehyde dehydrogenase, which translates into the protein MRKFNVAVVGATGAVGEELFRVLKEYNFPINKLVPLASARSAGEKIEYAGKEYTVLELTDTVFEEQEVEIAFFSAGGSVSEKFAKFAVDAGAVVIDNTSHFRMDPNVPLVVPEVNPEDIAKWRETGIIANPNCSTIQMVMSLKPLDELYGIKRVDVSTYQAVSGAGKTGMEELVKQMQDFFAFKLDESKKEAFAHQIALNVIPQIDVAQSNGFTKEEMKMINETQKILHKDVAVAATCVRVPVLRSHSESITVTFADDVDVDVNEVRESLERFENVEVIDDLENNAYPMPIISTDTDTTYVGRIRKDVYSPNVVHYFNVADQVRVGAATNAVRIAIKWVEMESNI
- the argJ gene encoding bifunctional glutamate N-acetyltransferase/amino-acid acetyltransferase ArgJ is translated as MFTILPIKGYIDQIDGFYCDGIHAGLKPNGNKDLGFIYSDTLCDVEAVFTKNKFQAAPLKHYQMYEKGFQSNFVLINSKNANAMTGQKGIDDINEIFSSINHKIVNPIMSSTGVIGNPLPKEKIIVGANSFDLSSKSGQNLSEAIMTTDAYPKTCMYEVKIDEEKSFKIGAVAKGAGMINPNLATMLCFICTDAAIPKEDMKELLEEASHTTFNAISVDGDTSTNDTVLLMSNKKSLSYDKEAFKEVLKLVMHDLAMLMVADGEGAKKAVAFEVVGAKNDEEAETAAKALSNSLLVKTALFGEDPNFGRIASTIGASQIECDETKLTISYNDVKVYENGVILFDEVCEAKAAEVLKNCEFKILCDIGLGEGKFTAYGCDLGYKYVEINADYRS